In Solobacterium moorei, a single genomic region encodes these proteins:
- the pknB gene encoding Stk1 family PASTA domain-containing Ser/Thr kinase, which translates to MNKKNVVANRYEVVQHIGQGGMADVFLAIDTILNRHVAIKILRSDQSTDAISILRFEREAQAATTLAHPNIVEIYDVGEYKNHHYIVMEYVDGKTLKKVIRDRAPLLNLEAVDTMKQLTSAVAEAHKRGIIHRDIKPQNVIVKSDGSLKILDFGIATAKGSAQLTQANNVMGSVHYLAPELAKGEPASPQSDIYALGIVFYEMLTGDVPFKADQAIQIALQHMREPMPSVRKANPNVPQSVENIIIRATAKNPKLRYQSCDEMLNDLEKCMSPEHQNDKPFSLNDPIDKTPTKQEKEDIKAGMTRSTSLSRIANKRTKIYITAILVLFAMFAVIAGLFLAGILPPKSKNVTVPNVSNMDVAQATAALQEQDLEVDQDDITYQLSKDSIEGVVIGTEPASSSEVERHSKVKLIVSSGVGQEMPNYVGKNIDDVKASPPSAIHLIEKEEQSDKKPGTIIRQEGVAAGELYDTAGETDLTLYYVPYIKVTIPADIIGKPIEDATAQLEAMGVTVVRAHRDTSALPQSEIDKIKVGTVIETMPAAGSEYTQKKDSYVTLYFY; encoded by the coding sequence ATGAACAAAAAGAATGTAGTCGCTAACCGTTATGAAGTTGTACAGCATATTGGACAAGGTGGTATGGCTGATGTATTTTTGGCTATCGATACCATTTTAAATCGTCACGTCGCAATCAAGATTTTACGCTCTGATCAAAGTACAGACGCGATTAGTATCTTACGTTTTGAACGTGAAGCACAGGCTGCCACAACATTAGCGCATCCAAATATTGTAGAAATCTATGACGTTGGTGAGTATAAGAATCATCACTATATCGTCATGGAATATGTGGATGGTAAGACGTTGAAGAAAGTGATTCGCGACCGTGCACCTTTATTAAATCTAGAAGCAGTCGATACGATGAAGCAGTTAACTTCTGCAGTTGCGGAAGCACATAAGCGTGGTATCATTCACCGGGATATTAAACCACAGAACGTCATTGTTAAGTCTGATGGTTCTTTGAAGATTTTGGATTTTGGTATCGCAACTGCCAAGGGTAGTGCACAATTAACACAGGCAAATAATGTTATGGGTTCTGTTCATTACTTAGCTCCAGAGCTTGCGAAGGGTGAACCAGCATCTCCACAATCAGATATCTATGCTTTAGGTATTGTATTCTATGAGATGTTAACAGGGGATGTTCCTTTTAAGGCAGACCAAGCTATACAGATTGCACTACAACATATGAGAGAGCCTATGCCAAGTGTACGTAAAGCGAATCCAAATGTTCCACAATCTGTAGAAAATATCATTATCCGTGCAACTGCGAAGAATCCAAAGCTACGTTATCAAAGCTGTGATGAAATGTTGAATGACCTAGAAAAGTGCATGTCACCAGAACATCAAAATGACAAGCCTTTTAGTCTGAATGATCCCATTGATAAGACACCAACCAAACAAGAAAAAGAAGATATAAAAGCAGGGATGACGAGAAGTACATCTCTTTCACGCATTGCGAATAAACGTACCAAAATCTATATCACCGCAATCTTAGTATTATTTGCGATGTTTGCGGTGATTGCTGGTTTATTCTTGGCAGGAATTCTACCACCGAAATCAAAGAATGTTACAGTTCCTAATGTATCAAATATGGATGTTGCACAAGCAACTGCAGCCCTTCAGGAACAAGACCTTGAAGTCGATCAAGATGATATTACATACCAGTTGTCGAAAGATAGTATTGAAGGGGTTGTCATTGGCACAGAACCTGCTAGTTCTAGTGAAGTAGAGCGTCATTCCAAGGTGAAACTCATTGTATCTAGTGGCGTTGGTCAAGAGATGCCAAACTATGTTGGGAAAAATATTGATGATGTAAAGGCATCACCACCTTCTGCGATTCACTTAATTGAGAAAGAAGAACAGAGTGATAAGAAACCTGGAACGATTATTCGCCAAGAAGGTGTTGCGGCTGGAGAGCTTTATGATACAGCAGGTGAAACAGATCTGACACTATACTATGTGCCATATATAAAGGTTACAATTCCAGCAGATATTATTGGTAAACCGATTGAAGATGCGACAGCACAATTAGAAGCTATGGGAGTAACTGTCGTACGTGCACACCGTGATACATCTGCGTTACCGCAGAGTGAAATTGATAAAATCAAAGTTGGTACTGTCATTGAGACAATGCCAGCTGCAGGTAGCGAATATACACAGAAAAAGGATAGTTATGTCACATTATACTTTTACTAA